Proteins encoded in a region of the Deltaproteobacteria bacterium genome:
- the rbfA gene encoding 30S ribosome-binding factor RbfA, whose product MQSTKNRPKRTVQVGGLLQREISELLVRKIKDPRLDMVTITGVEVSPDLKLARVYFSRFGNPEELRQGLEGLQSAAGFIKRELGQRLKLRHVPDLEFVHDTSFEYGDRIETLLKTVFPSKEPEES is encoded by the coding sequence ATGCAATCCACAAAAAACAGACCCAAAAGAACGGTTCAGGTCGGGGGACTCCTCCAAAGGGAGATCTCCGAGCTGCTGGTCAGAAAGATAAAAGATCCCCGTCTGGATATGGTTACCATCACCGGCGTCGAGGTTTCTCCTGACCTGAAGCTGGCCAGGGTCTATTTCAGTCGATTTGGAAACCCTGAAGAGCTTCGGCAAGGGCTGGAAGGGCTTCAGAGTGCCGCCGGTTTTATAAAACGAGAATTGGGACAGCGCCTGAAGTTGCGCCATGTTCCTGATCTGGAATTCGTCCACGATACTTCTTTCGAGTACGGAGACCGGATCGAAACGTTGTTAAAAACCGTATTCCCCTCCAAAGAACCTGAGGAATCATGA
- the truB gene encoding tRNA pseudouridine(55) synthase TruB has product MIALNSKPILAEPSEPSAWEGVLVVDKPAGMSSNKVLQGLRKAAGFQKMGYLGTLDPIATGVLPICIGWATKIIPFIPDHPKGYRAVMVLGKKTDTQDATGEVVSSYAQPLPDRKRIEEVFKLFIGPQEQVPPSFSALKYKGKPLYHWARRGIPIVKPPRQICIDSIETLHLDRERVGLEVFCSPGTYIRTLCNDIGDRLGCGAYLEGLQRVQSGPFTLSQAHGLEKVLQASSG; this is encoded by the coding sequence ATGATAGCCTTAAATTCAAAACCCATTCTTGCCGAACCTTCCGAACCCTCTGCCTGGGAGGGGGTTTTGGTGGTGGACAAACCGGCGGGGATGTCTTCCAATAAAGTACTTCAAGGTCTCCGGAAGGCCGCCGGTTTTCAAAAAATGGGTTACTTAGGGACCCTGGATCCCATCGCCACCGGCGTTTTGCCTATTTGTATCGGCTGGGCGACCAAGATTATTCCTTTTATCCCCGATCACCCCAAGGGATATCGGGCCGTCATGGTTTTAGGAAAAAAGACGGATACCCAGGATGCTACCGGGGAAGTGGTTAGTTCTTATGCCCAACCCCTGCCGGACCGGAAGAGGATTGAGGAGGTCTTTAAGCTTTTCATTGGCCCCCAAGAACAGGTGCCTCCCTCCTTCTCAGCCTTGAAATATAAAGGAAAACCCTTATACCACTGGGCCAGACGGGGCATACCGATCGTTAAACCGCCCCGGCAGATTTGTATAGATTCGATTGAAACGCTGCACCTGGATAGGGAACGGGTTGGTCTTGAAGTGTTTTGTTCTCCGGGGACCTATATCCGGACCCTTTGCAATGATATCGGGGATCGGTTGGGCTGCGGCGCCTATCTGGAGGGGTTACAAAGGGTCCAAAGCGGGCCTTTTACCCTGTCTCAGGCCCATGGCTTGGAAAAGGTCCTTCAGGCCTCCTCCGGG